In Populus trichocarpa isolate Nisqually-1 chromosome 7, P.trichocarpa_v4.1, whole genome shotgun sequence, the following proteins share a genomic window:
- the LOC18101145 gene encoding probable protein phosphatase 2C 63 encodes MCTRPLMRCLRGEGGGDGLLWHTDLKSYACGDYSIAVVQANSLLEDQGQVFTSPSATYVGVYDGHGGPEASRFLTHHLFPFLHKFATEQGGLSSEAIRKAFDATEMEFLHFVKQSWRARPQMASVGSCCLVGAISNDVLYVANLGDSRVVLGRKVSEGKENSAVVAERLTTDHNVSDEEVRKEVEALHPDDAHIVVYTQGVWRIKGIIQVSRSIGDIYLKKPELNRDPLFQPFGFPFPLKRPVMTAEPSILMRKLKPQDLFLIFASDGLWEQMSDKTAVDIVSRSPRFGIAKRLVRAAIQEAARKTEMTYDDIKRIGRGGRRQIHDDITVIVVYLDDPLGSSNGRLAHSLVDYTCSPVDIFSLNEDEAQD; translated from the exons ATGTGTACAAGGCCATTAATGAGATGTTTACGAGGAGAGGGTGGTGGAGATGGGCTATTATGGCATACGGACTTGAAGTCTTATGCTTGTGGAGATTATTCAATTGCTGTGGTTCAAGCTAACTCCTTGCTTGAGGACCAGGGACAAGTGTTCACTTCTCCTTCTGCTACTTATGTTGGTGTTTATGATGGCCATGGCGGCCCTGAGGCTTCTCGCTTTCTCACTCACCATTTGTTCCCTTTCCTCCATA AGTTTGCAACAGAACAAGGAGGGTTATCTTCAGAGGCGATAAGAAAGGCATTTGATGCTACAGAAATGGAATTCTTACATTTTGTAAAGCAATCATGGAGAGCTCGGCCTCAGATGGCATCTGTGGGTTCTTGCTGCCTTGTTGGGGCAATATCAAATGATGTTTTATATGTGGCAAATCTCGGGGACTCGAGAGTAGTGCTTGGTAGAAAAGTATCTGAAGGCAAGGAAAATAGTGCAGTGGTGGCAGAAAGGTTAACTACTGATCACAATGTCAGCGATGAGGAGGTGAGGAAGGAGGTGGAGGCACTCCATCCTGACGATGCACATATTGTGGTTTATACTCAAGGAGTTTGGCGGATAAAGGGCATAATTCAG GTTTCAAGATCAATAGGAGACATCTATTTAAAGAAACCTGAGCTCAACAGAGATCCTCTTTTTCAGCCATTTggatttccttttcctttaaaaagGCCTGTGATGACGGCAGAGCCATCAATACTGATGAGAAAGCTAAAGCCACAAGACTTGTTCTTGATATTTGCATCGGATGGTCTTTGGGAGCAAATGAGTGACAAAACAGCCGTCGATATAGTTTCGAGAAGCCCCCGATTT GGAATAGCAAAGCGATTGGTGAGAGCTGCCATCCAGGAGGCTGCAAGGAAAACAGAAATGacatatgatgatataaaaagaattggaAGAGGAGGGAGACGCCAAATCCACGATGATATCACTGTCATTGTGGTGTATCTAGATGATCCACTAGGTTCTTCAAATGGTAGATTGGCTCATAGTCTTGTTGACTACACATGCTCCCCTGTTGATATCTTCTCATTGAACGAAGATGAAGCCCAAGACTAG